A stretch of Fundicoccus culcitae DNA encodes these proteins:
- a CDS encoding DUF7916 family protein yields the protein MKRLLSCYASDFEKMSGQELKQSILASEGRTIMAETVVTAAPLLEGITNAEVMAAFGADLIVLNELDVVKPKIVGMPDCDNPIAEIKRLTGRPVGINLEPVDATVDVLDTRVEISKGRLATAENCQLAQEMGVDFIMLTGNPSTGVSKQAIGQSIATSKANFDGLVFAGKMHGAGLSEKIFTLDELIAYIQSGADGVLLPAVGTVPGLTEQEAHEACQVVKDLGGLVISTIGTSQESADEETIRSFGLSNKRVGSDIHHIGDGGYGRMPIPENITALSIAVRGKRHTYFRMAQSIRR from the coding sequence ATGAAACGCCTACTGAGTTGTTATGCTAGCGACTTTGAAAAAATGTCGGGGCAAGAATTAAAGCAGTCTATTTTAGCGAGTGAAGGTCGGACAATCATGGCCGAAACAGTGGTAACCGCCGCTCCTTTACTAGAAGGAATCACAAATGCTGAAGTGATGGCCGCTTTTGGTGCTGATCTCATTGTCTTAAACGAGTTGGATGTGGTTAAGCCTAAAATTGTTGGCATGCCGGATTGTGATAATCCGATTGCTGAAATCAAAAGGCTGACGGGACGTCCGGTAGGCATTAACTTAGAACCAGTTGATGCTACGGTGGATGTGTTGGATACCCGTGTTGAAATTTCTAAGGGGCGTCTTGCGACAGCCGAGAATTGTCAATTAGCTCAGGAAATGGGGGTTGACTTTATAATGTTGACTGGGAATCCTTCTACGGGAGTATCGAAACAAGCTATTGGGCAATCGATTGCTACGAGCAAAGCAAACTTTGATGGGTTAGTTTTCGCCGGTAAAATGCATGGGGCTGGCTTATCTGAAAAGATATTTACTTTAGATGAGTTAATTGCTTATATTCAGTCAGGTGCGGATGGTGTTTTATTGCCTGCAGTAGGAACGGTACCTGGTTTAACGGAGCAAGAAGCGCATGAAGCCTGTCAAGTTGTGAAAGATTTAGGTGGATTGGTTATTAGTACGATTGGAACAAGTCAGGAAAGTGCAGACGAAGAAACTATTCGCTCATTTGGATTGAGTAATAAGCGAGTCGGATCAGATATCCATCATATTGGTGATGGTGGTTATGGGCGAATGCCAATTCCAGAAAATATCACTGCCTTAAGTATTGCGGTACGTGGGAAACGACATACTTATTTCAGAATGGCTCAATCCATTCGTCGTTAA